One window of the Rhodococcus sovatensis genome contains the following:
- a CDS encoding RNB domain-containing ribonuclease → MARLSAPSFDFDSIRSEFDLRDTFSAEALAEAESAVDRCASDREDRTDIELVTIDPPGSMDLDQAVHVEKSSTGFVIHYAIADVGAVVTPGGALDTETRARGQTFYLPDESVTLHPRVLSEGSASLLPDTIRPAALWRIEVDESGEAVSWTVKRASVRSVARLHYAQVQADFDAGTPHPSIAALGEFGELRARAARRRGAIDIALPEQDVVRDGDSWRIELQGRTAVDSWNAEVSLLTGMCAARIMLDAGVGLLRTLPPAPAGAVSTLKKTASMLGIDWPDGASAGAVLASLPSDAPETLAMMTQATSLLRGADYAAFDGEAPELTEHSGIGAPYAHVTAPLRRLSDRFATEVCLAVVAARDVPEWARTALPDLPAAMRGSDSTASKVDRACIDLTEASILENRVGEQFSGRVLRGSDGKRAAEVFVDTPIVIGKCTGDPPEGEKVTVRLTVADTTSRRIEFAYDSGGDANRSVASTR, encoded by the coding sequence CTGGCGCGACTGTCGGCTCCATCGTTCGATTTCGACTCCATCCGCTCCGAATTCGACCTTCGTGACACATTCTCTGCAGAGGCGCTGGCAGAAGCCGAATCGGCGGTGGACCGGTGTGCGTCGGATCGAGAGGATCGCACCGACATCGAGTTGGTGACCATCGATCCCCCCGGCTCGATGGATCTGGATCAGGCTGTGCACGTCGAGAAGTCGTCGACAGGGTTTGTGATTCACTACGCCATTGCAGACGTGGGAGCTGTCGTCACGCCCGGTGGAGCGCTCGATACCGAGACGAGGGCGAGAGGTCAGACCTTCTATTTGCCCGACGAGTCCGTCACGCTGCATCCTCGCGTGCTGTCGGAGGGGTCAGCGAGTTTGCTCCCCGACACAATTCGTCCGGCGGCTCTCTGGCGAATCGAAGTCGACGAATCCGGCGAGGCAGTCTCCTGGACGGTGAAGCGGGCGAGCGTACGGTCCGTCGCGCGACTCCACTATGCGCAAGTGCAGGCGGACTTCGATGCCGGGACTCCACATCCGTCCATTGCTGCGCTCGGTGAGTTCGGCGAACTGCGGGCGCGTGCCGCGCGGCGCCGAGGAGCGATCGATATCGCACTTCCCGAGCAGGATGTCGTCCGTGACGGTGATTCCTGGCGCATCGAGTTGCAGGGGCGGACCGCGGTCGATTCGTGGAACGCCGAGGTGTCGTTGCTGACCGGAATGTGTGCAGCCCGAATCATGCTCGACGCAGGCGTCGGGCTGCTGCGGACCCTCCCTCCCGCACCGGCCGGTGCTGTGTCGACGTTGAAGAAGACTGCGTCGATGCTCGGAATCGACTGGCCCGACGGTGCATCGGCGGGCGCGGTCCTGGCGTCGCTACCCAGTGACGCACCCGAGACACTGGCGATGATGACACAGGCCACGAGCTTGCTGCGGGGCGCGGACTACGCGGCGTTCGACGGCGAAGCGCCGGAACTGACCGAGCATTCGGGAATCGGGGCGCCGTACGCCCACGTCACCGCGCCCTTGCGAAGACTGTCGGACCGCTTCGCAACCGAAGTCTGCCTCGCCGTCGTTGCCGCCCGCGACGTACCCGAATGGGCCAGAACGGCATTGCCAGACCTGCCCGCCGCGATGCGCGGATCCGATTCGACGGCATCGAAGGTCGATCGAGCGTGCATCGACCTGACCGAGGCATCGATCCTCGAGAATCGCGTGGGGGAGCAGTTTTCGGGTCGTGTGCTTCGTGGATCGGACGGAAAACGCGCTGCGGAAGTATTCGTCGACACGCCCATCGTCATCGGAAAGTGCACCGGCGATCCGCCGGAAGGCGAGAAGGTGACAGTGAGGTTGACCGTCGCCGACACCACCTCCCGGCGTATCGAATTCGCTTACGACTCCGGCGGTGACGCGAATCGATCGGTCGCCTCGACGAGGTGA
- the pip gene encoding prolyl aminopeptidase — MRELYPPIEPHDAGHLDVGEGQRIYWEISGNPAGAPVVFVHGGPGGGTGPAQRRYFDPDKYRIILFDQRGCGRSTPHIADGADLTVNTTDRLVADMEKLREHVGVDRWLVFGGSWGSTLSLVYAQAHRERVTGLILRGIFLLRRSEIDWYYNGGAGHIFPEQWDRFLAPVPESERVGDLVEAYHRLLRSDDRAVATDAAIAWSSWEAATSYLLPRPDQIEENEDPRFALAFAGIENHYFRNSGFLEKNQLLADAHLLAGIPGVIVQGRYDVVCPATSAWELHKAWPDATLTIVDDAGHSAAEPGIIHHLVEATDRFASPPES; from the coding sequence GTGCGGGAGCTTTATCCACCGATCGAGCCGCACGACGCCGGTCATCTCGACGTCGGTGAGGGCCAACGGATCTACTGGGAAATCAGTGGAAATCCCGCCGGAGCTCCGGTCGTGTTCGTGCACGGCGGACCGGGCGGTGGAACTGGCCCCGCCCAGCGTCGATATTTCGATCCGGACAAGTACCGGATCATCCTGTTCGATCAACGCGGCTGCGGACGATCGACCCCGCACATCGCGGACGGTGCCGATCTGACGGTGAACACCACCGATCGACTGGTAGCCGATATGGAGAAGCTTCGCGAACACGTCGGCGTCGACCGCTGGCTGGTGTTCGGCGGGTCGTGGGGCTCGACCCTGTCACTGGTGTACGCGCAGGCCCACCGCGAGCGCGTCACCGGCCTGATCCTGCGCGGAATCTTCCTGCTGCGTCGAAGTGAAATCGACTGGTATTACAACGGCGGCGCCGGACACATCTTCCCCGAGCAGTGGGACCGATTCCTGGCGCCGGTTCCTGAGAGCGAACGCGTGGGCGACCTCGTCGAGGCCTATCACCGACTTCTTCGGTCGGACGATCGTGCCGTTGCCACCGACGCCGCAATTGCGTGGTCCTCGTGGGAGGCAGCGACAAGCTACCTTCTCCCCCGGCCGGACCAGATCGAGGAGAACGAGGATCCCCGGTTCGCGTTGGCATTCGCGGGAATCGAGAACCACTACTTCCGGAACAGCGGCTTCCTCGAGAAAAATCAGCTCCTTGCCGACGCCCACCTGCTCGCCGGAATCCCGGGGGTCATCGTGCAAGGCCGGTACGACGTGGTGTGCCCGGCAACGAGTGCATGGGAACTCCACAAAGCCTGGCCCGACGCGACACTGACGATCGTGGACGATGCCGGGCACTCAGCAGCCGAACCCGGCATCATCCATCACCTCGTCGAGGCGACCGATCGATTCGCGTCACCGCCGGAGTCGTAA
- the panB gene encoding 3-methyl-2-oxobutanoate hydroxymethyltransferase, with protein sequence MSDNTIYGASDSSVSGLTRKTRTHHLAQMKAEGERWAMLTAYDYSSARIFEEAGIPVLLVGDSAANVVYGYDTTVPITIDELLPLVRGVVRGAPNALVVADLPFGTYEASPQQALATAMRFMKEGLANAVKLEGGERVADQIAAITAAGIPVMAHIGFTPQSVNGLGGFRVQGRGDGSEQLIADAIAVQEAGAFSVVMEMVPADVAGQVSRKLTIPTVGIGAGNETDAQVLVWQDMAGYTNGKTAKFVKKFGNVGDELRSAASSYLAEVRSGVFPGPEHSY encoded by the coding sequence ATGTCCGACAACACGATTTACGGAGCCTCCGATTCATCGGTATCCGGCCTGACCCGTAAGACCCGCACACACCATCTGGCGCAGATGAAAGCCGAGGGTGAGCGGTGGGCGATGCTCACGGCGTACGACTACTCGAGCGCGCGCATCTTCGAAGAGGCCGGCATCCCGGTCCTTCTCGTCGGCGACTCTGCTGCCAATGTGGTGTACGGCTACGACACCACGGTTCCCATCACGATCGACGAGTTGCTTCCGCTCGTCCGAGGTGTGGTTCGCGGAGCTCCCAACGCCCTCGTCGTCGCCGACCTTCCGTTCGGCACTTACGAGGCGTCGCCGCAGCAGGCCCTGGCGACGGCGATGCGCTTCATGAAGGAAGGCCTGGCCAACGCGGTCAAGCTCGAAGGCGGTGAGCGCGTAGCCGATCAGATCGCGGCGATCACGGCCGCTGGCATACCGGTGATGGCCCATATCGGCTTCACCCCACAGAGCGTCAACGGCCTCGGCGGGTTCCGCGTACAGGGACGCGGTGATGGCTCCGAACAGCTGATCGCCGATGCGATTGCAGTCCAGGAGGCGGGCGCATTCTCCGTCGTCATGGAGATGGTCCCCGCCGACGTCGCGGGTCAGGTCAGCCGCAAGCTCACCATCCCGACGGTGGGCATCGGCGCGGGCAACGAGACCGACGCTCAAGTACTCGTGTGGCAGGACATGGCCGGCTACACCAATGGCAAGACGGCCAAGTTCGTCAAAAAGTTCGGGAACGTCGGGGACGAGCTCCGCAGCGCGGCATCGAGCTACCTCGCCGAGGTGCGCAGCGGGGTATTTCCAGGCCCCGAACACAGTTACTGA
- a CDS encoding NAD+ synthase, translating to MQVLRVALAQINPTVGDLVGNAALIVSWASRAAQEGAHVVLFPEMATTGYPVEDLALRPSFAVASREALGDLAVDLDRAGCGDLAVVVGYLDRDRTGSRNSAAVLFRGEVVSRYDKHALPTYRVFDELRYFAPGSRLSITEVNGFRLGLVVCEDIWQPGGPVPAYTAAGVDALLCLNASPYEQGKSAVRRSVVERRAAESGVPIVYANLVGAQDELVFDGGSMVVAADGTLLGRSPEFTEHLLCLDIDMPEARREDTASIDGWTVHRRTLPDLLIRGYDRLEGSVAPLMSDEEQVWSALVTGLRDYVHKNGFATVILGLSGGIDSAVVASIAVDALGSDAVYAVSMPSQYSSDHSRSDAAEMAQRTGIHYRSEPIADMVGVFVGQLTLAGLAEENIQARCRGMTLMALSNAAGHLVLATGNKSELAVGYSTIYGDAVGGFAPIKDVPKSLVWDLARWRNKASVERGEVPPIPEGSIDKPPSAELRPGQLDTDSLPDYEELDAVLFRYVDCDQGLTDIVSAGYERTRVAEIIGKVDAAEYKRRQYPIGTKITSRAFGRDRRMPITNRWRQAPTEV from the coding sequence GTGCAGGTTCTGCGAGTCGCCCTTGCCCAGATCAACCCCACAGTCGGCGATCTCGTCGGGAATGCCGCGTTGATCGTGTCGTGGGCGTCCCGTGCGGCGCAGGAAGGCGCCCACGTGGTGCTGTTCCCCGAAATGGCGACAACCGGGTACCCCGTCGAAGATTTGGCCCTTCGACCATCGTTCGCTGTGGCATCCAGGGAGGCGCTCGGCGATCTCGCCGTCGATCTGGACCGAGCCGGCTGTGGCGACCTCGCCGTCGTCGTCGGCTACCTCGACCGCGACCGGACGGGCTCGCGCAACAGTGCAGCGGTGCTGTTCAGGGGCGAGGTCGTGTCCCGATACGACAAGCACGCGCTCCCCACCTATCGGGTGTTCGACGAGCTCAGATATTTCGCACCCGGGTCTCGCCTGAGCATCACCGAGGTCAACGGCTTCCGGCTGGGGCTGGTTGTGTGCGAGGACATCTGGCAACCGGGAGGGCCGGTTCCCGCCTACACCGCCGCCGGTGTCGATGCCTTGCTGTGCCTCAATGCCAGCCCGTACGAGCAGGGCAAGAGCGCTGTTCGACGATCTGTCGTGGAGCGTCGTGCGGCCGAGTCCGGCGTGCCGATCGTGTACGCGAATCTCGTCGGTGCGCAGGACGAACTGGTCTTCGACGGCGGCAGCATGGTCGTCGCGGCAGACGGGACCTTGCTCGGCCGGTCACCCGAGTTCACCGAACACCTGCTGTGCCTCGACATCGACATGCCCGAGGCCCGTCGCGAGGACACGGCGTCGATCGACGGCTGGACGGTGCACCGCCGCACCCTGCCGGACCTGCTAATACGTGGGTACGACCGTTTGGAGGGATCGGTTGCGCCGTTGATGTCCGACGAGGAACAGGTGTGGAGTGCACTCGTGACAGGTCTGCGGGACTACGTTCACAAGAACGGGTTCGCGACGGTGATTCTCGGCCTGTCCGGTGGAATAGATTCTGCTGTCGTCGCCTCCATCGCCGTCGACGCACTCGGCAGCGATGCGGTCTACGCGGTGTCGATGCCGTCGCAGTACTCCTCGGATCATTCGCGAAGCGATGCAGCCGAAATGGCGCAGAGAACCGGAATTCACTACCGCAGCGAGCCGATCGCGGACATGGTGGGCGTGTTCGTCGGGCAGCTGACTCTGGCCGGCCTCGCCGAAGAGAACATCCAAGCCAGATGTCGGGGCATGACACTGATGGCCCTGTCCAACGCAGCCGGACATCTCGTCCTGGCGACGGGCAACAAATCCGAACTGGCAGTGGGGTATTCGACGATATACGGGGATGCAGTCGGTGGGTTCGCTCCGATCAAGGACGTCCCGAAGTCACTCGTCTGGGATCTGGCTCGGTGGCGAAACAAGGCTTCCGTCGAGCGCGGTGAGGTCCCGCCCATACCCGAGGGCAGCATCGACAAGCCACCCTCGGCCGAGCTGCGCCCCGGCCAACTCGACACCGACTCCCTACCCGATTACGAAGAACTCGACGCCGTGCTGTTTCGCTACGTGGACTGCGACCAAGGTCTGACCGACATCGTCTCGGCCGGGTACGAGCGCACCCGCGTCGCCGAGATCATCGGCAAGGTCGACGCTGCGGAGTACAAGAGGCGGCAATACCCTATCGGGACCAAGATCACCTCTCGGGCGTTCGGGCGAGACCGCCGGATGCCGATCACCAACCGCTGGAGACAGGCACCCACCGAGGTGTGA
- a CDS encoding alpha/beta hydrolase, whose amino-acid sequence MRSIRFESKSKARTGALVAAVLMLSAGCGTGETSQGVPQPEPSSSFEPGAGVVPEGLADFYTQEPVWDSCESYDTDGTVLGSSVQCAKITVPLDYDDPAGDTAQIAISRVQASGDKIGSVLFNPGGPGVSGLYTATQADGSAVAERFDRIGFDPRGIGASTPAVRCLTTEEVDTERREPDVDVSPEGIAAKEAEQQDYAAKCASRNGTEVLEHVGTREVVRDMDVIRSVLGDSTLTYVGYSYGTRIGTTYAETFPANVRAMVLDGALDPEQTPVDEAVDQGAAFQAAFDEFAESCSESDACALGDDPTTATVRFRELVDPLIDRPAETTDPRGLSYDDALTGVQQALYSQSLWRVLGVGLTELTEGRGDTLLRLADLYTGRLDDGTYSNLDDAFNAIRCVDDPPTTDRAEAGEADRRYREAAPFLDDGRGTGNAPLDLCAFWPVPNTGNPHTIAVSGLPKLVVVSTTFDPATPYQAGVELARQLDADLITFDGTQHTVAFSGEQCIDDPLVDYLVDLVPPGNDLVC is encoded by the coding sequence ATGAGGTCGATCCGTTTCGAGTCGAAGTCGAAAGCCCGCACCGGCGCGCTCGTCGCCGCAGTGCTGATGTTGTCGGCTGGGTGCGGTACCGGCGAGACATCTCAGGGCGTACCCCAACCGGAACCGAGCAGTTCTTTCGAACCGGGGGCAGGCGTCGTGCCGGAAGGGCTCGCGGACTTCTACACTCAGGAACCGGTCTGGGATTCGTGCGAGTCGTACGACACCGACGGCACCGTTCTCGGCAGCTCGGTCCAATGCGCAAAGATCACCGTTCCCCTCGACTACGACGATCCCGCCGGCGACACCGCCCAGATCGCGATCTCGCGCGTACAGGCGTCCGGCGACAAGATCGGTTCGGTTCTGTTCAACCCGGGTGGCCCAGGTGTGTCCGGCCTCTACACGGCGACGCAAGCAGATGGGTCTGCCGTCGCCGAGCGGTTCGACCGCATCGGATTCGATCCGCGAGGCATAGGGGCGTCGACCCCAGCCGTGCGATGCCTGACGACCGAGGAAGTCGACACCGAGCGTCGTGAGCCGGACGTCGACGTCTCGCCGGAAGGCATCGCCGCGAAGGAGGCGGAGCAGCAGGACTACGCCGCCAAGTGTGCGAGCCGCAACGGAACCGAGGTTCTCGAACATGTCGGGACCCGAGAGGTCGTCCGGGACATGGATGTCATCCGATCGGTGCTCGGAGACAGCACGCTCACCTACGTCGGATACTCCTACGGCACCCGCATCGGCACCACCTACGCCGAGACCTTCCCCGCCAACGTGCGTGCGATGGTCCTCGACGGGGCGCTCGACCCCGAGCAGACTCCGGTCGACGAGGCCGTCGATCAGGGTGCCGCGTTCCAGGCGGCGTTCGACGAGTTCGCCGAGTCCTGCAGCGAGTCGGACGCCTGTGCACTCGGCGACGACCCGACGACCGCCACCGTGCGATTCCGGGAGCTCGTCGATCCGTTGATCGATCGGCCAGCGGAGACCACCGACCCCCGTGGCCTGAGTTACGACGACGCGCTGACGGGAGTGCAGCAGGCGCTGTACTCGCAGAGCCTGTGGCGAGTACTCGGTGTCGGTCTCACCGAGTTGACCGAGGGCCGAGGAGACACTCTGCTTCGACTCGCAGATCTCTACACCGGCCGTCTCGACGACGGCACCTACTCGAACCTCGACGATGCCTTCAATGCGATCCGTTGTGTCGACGATCCACCGACGACCGATCGTGCCGAGGCCGGCGAGGCAGACCGACGCTACCGTGAGGCGGCGCCGTTCCTCGACGACGGTCGTGGGACCGGCAATGCGCCTCTCGACCTGTGCGCGTTCTGGCCCGTTCCCAATACCGGCAATCCTCATACGATCGCAGTGAGCGGACTGCCCAAGCTGGTGGTGGTGTCGACGACCTTCGACCCGGCGACGCCCTATCAGGCCGGTGTCGAGCTGGCGCGTCAGCTGGACGCAGACCTGATTACATTCGACGGAACACAGCACACGGTCGCGTTCTCCGGTGAGCAGTGCATCGACGACCCGTTGGTCGACTATCTCGTCGATCTCGTCCCGCCAGGTAACGATTTGGTTTGTTGA
- the glnA gene encoding type I glutamate--ammonia ligase, with product MDRQKEFVLRTLEERDIRFVRLWFTDVLGYLKSVAIAPAELEGAFDEGIGFDGSAIEGFARVSEADTVAKPDPSTFQILPWSTSKGHQHSARMFCDIAMPDGSPSWADSRHVLRRQLSKAADLGFSCYVHPEIEFFLLKDSPEDGSPPTPADNGGYFDQAVHDSAPNFRRHAIDALESMGISVEFSHHEAAPGQQEIDLRYADALSMADNIMTFRYVVKEVAIEEGVRATFMPKPFSDQAGSAMHTHMSLFEGDANAFHNPDDPMQLSETGKSFIAGILEHANEISAVTNQWVNSYKRLVRGGEAPTAASWGPANRSALIRVPMYTPNKASSRRVEIRSPDSACNPYLAFSVLLAAGLRGIEKGYALPPEAEEDVWALTSAERRAMGYKELPGNLDQALNAMENSELVAEALGEHVFDFFLRNKRREWEEYRSHVTPYELKAYLGL from the coding sequence ATGGATCGTCAAAAGGAATTCGTGCTCCGGACACTCGAGGAGCGTGACATTCGCTTCGTCCGCTTGTGGTTCACCGATGTTCTGGGTTACCTGAAATCGGTCGCAATCGCACCAGCGGAGCTCGAGGGCGCGTTCGACGAGGGGATCGGTTTCGACGGAAGTGCGATCGAGGGTTTCGCGCGCGTATCCGAGGCCGACACCGTAGCCAAGCCCGATCCGTCGACCTTCCAAATTCTGCCGTGGTCCACCAGCAAGGGACACCAGCACTCGGCGCGCATGTTCTGCGATATCGCGATGCCGGACGGTTCGCCGTCCTGGGCGGACTCGCGCCACGTGCTGCGTCGTCAGCTCAGCAAGGCCGCCGATCTGGGGTTCAGTTGCTACGTGCATCCCGAGATCGAGTTCTTCCTCCTCAAGGACAGCCCGGAAGACGGTTCGCCGCCCACGCCCGCCGACAACGGTGGCTACTTCGACCAGGCAGTGCACGACTCCGCCCCGAACTTCCGCCGGCACGCCATCGACGCGCTCGAGTCGATGGGCATTTCCGTCGAGTTCAGCCACCACGAGGCTGCGCCCGGACAGCAGGAGATCGACCTTCGGTACGCCGACGCGCTGTCGATGGCCGACAACATCATGACGTTCCGCTATGTCGTGAAGGAGGTCGCGATCGAGGAAGGCGTGCGCGCAACGTTCATGCCCAAGCCGTTCAGCGACCAGGCCGGATCGGCGATGCACACGCACATGAGCCTGTTCGAGGGCGACGCCAACGCCTTCCACAATCCGGACGATCCAATGCAGCTCTCGGAGACTGGCAAGTCGTTCATCGCGGGCATTCTCGAGCATGCCAACGAGATCAGTGCCGTGACGAATCAGTGGGTCAACTCCTACAAGCGCCTCGTGCGCGGGGGCGAGGCACCTACTGCGGCTTCGTGGGGACCGGCTAACCGATCGGCTCTGATCCGGGTACCGATGTACACCCCGAACAAGGCGTCGTCTCGTCGCGTCGAGATCCGTAGCCCTGACTCCGCGTGCAACCCGTACCTGGCGTTCTCCGTACTGCTCGCCGCGGGTCTGCGCGGCATCGAGAAGGGCTACGCATTGCCTCCGGAAGCGGAGGAGGACGTGTGGGCGCTCACCTCGGCCGAGCGCCGCGCGATGGGGTACAAGGAGCTTCCGGGAAACCTGGACCAGGCGCTCAACGCGATGGAGAACTCGGAACTGGTGGCCGAGGCGCTCGGTGAGCACGTGTTCGACTTCTTCCTGCGCAACAAGCGCCGCGAGTGGGAGGAATACCGCAGCCACGTCACCCCGTACGAACTCAAGGCCTACTTGGGTCTTTAG